One window from the genome of Bradyrhizobium xenonodulans encodes:
- a CDS encoding TonB family protein, whose protein sequence is MAANAFALHEPLGERESARWGVSAAVIVALHVAAALLAMNWLRSQPEQGVSLPAIMVDMSPVTSAPQSTPEDAAPGPVMQEADASPPEPMQRQTVEETIAPTLPQEKPDVVAPPEQKLEPTPAKPEPAKVVPQEKPAPEKPKVVRREARKPSDAPPAPRTSAPPRAEREAPAASAMDAGAVASLVATYNQRVRAHLMRFHAYPSGGNGQRGLVRVSFTIGRNGQIMSSRISPSGVAAFDAKAQSMIQQAAPFPPIPPEIKNSSMGFSIPVEFTVR, encoded by the coding sequence ATGGCCGCGAACGCCTTTGCCCTGCACGAGCCGCTTGGCGAACGCGAGAGCGCGCGCTGGGGCGTGTCGGCGGCGGTGATCGTGGCGTTGCATGTCGCCGCGGCACTGCTGGCGATGAACTGGCTCAGGTCGCAGCCGGAGCAGGGCGTCAGCCTGCCGGCGATCATGGTCGACATGTCGCCGGTGACCTCGGCACCGCAGTCCACGCCGGAAGACGCTGCGCCGGGGCCGGTGATGCAGGAAGCCGACGCCTCGCCGCCGGAGCCCATGCAGCGGCAGACGGTCGAGGAGACCATCGCGCCGACACTGCCGCAGGAAAAGCCGGATGTGGTTGCGCCGCCGGAGCAGAAATTGGAGCCGACGCCGGCCAAGCCCGAGCCGGCGAAGGTCGTGCCGCAAGAAAAGCCTGCGCCTGAAAAGCCAAAGGTGGTTCGTCGCGAGGCCAGGAAGCCGTCGGATGCGCCGCCCGCGCCGCGCACCAGCGCACCGCCACGCGCCGAGCGCGAGGCGCCGGCGGCGTCCGCCATGGACGCGGGCGCAGTCGCGTCGCTGGTTGCGACCTACAATCAGCGCGTCCGCGCGCATTTGATGCGCTTTCACGCCTATCCGTCCGGCGGCAACGGTCAGCGAGGGCTGGTCCGGGTCAGCTTCACGATCGGCCGCAACGGCCAGATCATGTCGAGCCGCATCAGCCCGTCCGGCGTTGCCGCGTTCGATGCCAAGGCGCAGTCGATGATCCAGCAGGCCGCGCCGTTTCCGCCGATCCCGCCGGAGATCAAGAACAGCTCGATGGGCTTTTCGATTCCGGTGGAGTTTACGGTGAGGTAG
- the exbD gene encoding TonB system transport protein ExbD: MAAKLGTHSGSPRKRGGLDDLDVTHEINVTPFIDVMLVLLIIFMVAAPLATVDIGVELPATAAEPQPRPDKPTFVTVKPDLTIAVGEDTMGRESLPAALDAATKGRKDERIYLRADKAVSYGDLMEVMNTLRNAGYLKVALVGLDGRS, from the coding sequence ATGGCTGCGAAGCTCGGTACACACTCGGGATCGCCGCGCAAGCGCGGCGGCCTTGACGATCTGGACGTCACCCATGAGATCAACGTCACGCCGTTCATCGACGTGATGCTGGTGCTGCTGATCATCTTCATGGTGGCTGCGCCACTCGCCACCGTCGACATCGGCGTCGAGCTGCCCGCGACCGCGGCCGAACCGCAACCGCGGCCGGACAAGCCGACCTTCGTGACGGTGAAGCCGGATCTCACAATTGCCGTCGGCGAGGATACGATGGGCCGTGAGAGTCTTCCTGCCGCGCTCGATGCCGCCACCAAGGGCCGTAAGGACGAACGCATCTATCTGCGCGCCGATAAGGCCGTCTCCTATGGCGACCTGATGGAGGTGATGAACACCTTGCGCAATGCCGGCTACCTCAAGGTTGCCCTGGTCGGCCTCGACGGACGCAGCTGA
- the exbB gene encoding tonB-system energizer ExbB, producing MQGNSRLRHVIMTIALALAPAPAFAIDEALLPRNLSPWGMFLGADIVVKTVMVGLAVASLVTWTIWLAKTIELRRKGALALQRTRALEGHIKLAEAAERAGDAHDAVAQLIQSCAREAELSGGVLDDGLQERVALRLERVEAAMSRQIARGTGVLGTIGATAPFVGLFGTVWGIMNAFIGISESHTTSLAVVAPGIAEALLATALGLVAAIPAVVTYNQLVRGIANYRALLGDASAQLMLLVSRQRDHRDFRLARAAE from the coding sequence ATGCAGGGCAATTCTCGGCTTCGGCATGTGATCATGACAATCGCGCTAGCGCTCGCGCCGGCGCCGGCCTTCGCGATCGACGAGGCGCTGTTGCCGCGCAATCTGTCGCCCTGGGGCATGTTCCTCGGCGCCGACATCGTCGTGAAGACGGTGATGGTGGGGCTTGCCGTCGCCTCGCTGGTGACGTGGACGATCTGGCTCGCCAAAACCATCGAGCTGCGCCGCAAGGGCGCGCTGGCCTTGCAGCGGACGCGCGCGCTCGAGGGCCATATCAAATTGGCTGAGGCCGCCGAGCGTGCCGGCGACGCGCATGACGCGGTCGCCCAGCTCATCCAGTCCTGCGCCAGGGAGGCAGAGCTGTCCGGCGGCGTGCTCGACGACGGCCTTCAGGAGCGTGTCGCGCTGCGGCTCGAGCGGGTCGAGGCGGCAATGTCGCGGCAGATCGCGCGCGGCACCGGCGTGCTCGGGACCATCGGCGCGACCGCGCCGTTCGTTGGCCTGTTCGGCACGGTCTGGGGCATCATGAATGCCTTCATCGGCATCTCCGAGAGCCACACCACCAGCCTCGCCGTGGTCGCGCCCGGCATTGCCGAAGCGCTGCTTGCGACTGCGCTCGGCCTCGTCGCCGCCATTCCGGCGGTGGTGACCTACAATCAACTGGTCCGCGGCATTGCCAATTACCGCGCGCTGCTGGGCGACGCCTCGGCGCAGCTCATGCTGCTGGTGAGCCGGCAGCGCGATCACAGGGACTTTCGCCTGGCGCGGGCGGCGGAGTAG
- the hutX gene encoding heme utilization cystosolic carrier protein HutX — MLSTDLADLKTYMADNPGAVIEDVARERRVTPRAAIEALPPSMVRIAGGEHFAATMQDIAAWGEVTLIVHTDDAIFEFTGVVPAGEIGRGYFNLMQPKGLHGHLRHERCAAVAFVERPFMGKSSAFVAFVNADGGVMFKVFVGRDETRALRGDQLARFRQLADRTAASPVA; from the coding sequence ATGTTGAGCACCGATCTCGCCGATCTCAAGACGTATATGGCTGACAATCCCGGCGCCGTGATCGAGGACGTTGCGCGCGAGCGCAGGGTCACGCCGCGTGCGGCGATCGAGGCGCTGCCGCCGTCGATGGTGCGCATCGCAGGCGGCGAGCATTTCGCCGCCACCATGCAGGACATCGCGGCATGGGGCGAGGTCACGCTGATCGTGCACACGGATGACGCGATCTTCGAGTTCACGGGCGTCGTCCCCGCGGGCGAGATCGGCCGCGGCTATTTCAACCTGATGCAGCCGAAGGGATTGCACGGCCATCTGCGCCATGAGCGCTGTGCGGCCGTTGCGTTCGTCGAGCGGCCCTTCATGGGCAAGAGCTCGGCCTTCGTCGCGTTCGTCAATGCCGACGGCGGCGTCATGTTCAAGGTGTTCGTGGGCCGCGACGAGACCCGGGCGCTGCGCGGCGATCAGCTGGCGCGCTTCCGGCAGCTAGCCGACCGGACCGCAGCTTCGCCCGTGGCGTAA
- a CDS encoding antibiotic biosynthesis monooxygenase family protein encodes MFIAMNRFQVKLGSEAAFETVWRTRESYLGSMAGFVEFHLLKGPLLEDHTLYSSHTVWVDKAAFEAWTKSDEFRRAHARADNKTGESLYLGHPRFEGFEVILTERKTNAAA; translated from the coding sequence ATGTTCATCGCCATGAATCGTTTCCAGGTGAAGCTCGGCTCGGAAGCCGCGTTCGAGACCGTTTGGCGCACGCGCGAATCCTATCTCGGCAGCATGGCCGGCTTTGTTGAGTTTCATCTGCTCAAGGGCCCGCTGCTCGAGGACCACACGCTGTATTCCTCGCACACGGTGTGGGTCGACAAGGCCGCCTTCGAGGCCTGGACGAAGTCGGACGAATTCCGCCGCGCTCACGCGCGCGCCGACAACAAGACCGGCGAAAGCCTCTATCTCGGCCATCCCAGGTTCGAAGGGTTCGAGGTCATCCTGACTGAGCGCAAGACGAACGCGGCGGCCTGA